The proteins below are encoded in one region of Flavobacteriales bacterium:
- a CDS encoding YceI family protein, whose translation MFQPHSSVVPVAQKIHFWMAGLLLFAWVDRASGQSVYTSDTSSVSFFSSTPLEDIKAHNEASTAIIEMSTRTLRFQVPIAAFQFDNTLMQEHFNEGYLEPSKFPYATFRGKLSDSLDLSIDTVYKIEATGMLNVHGIDRVGTYNGVISCEDSIATLVTDFKILLADHAVKIPGVVFDNVAKEVEVKMFFRFIPYRKQD comes from the coding sequence ATGTTTCAGCCGCACTCATCTGTTGTTCCAGTTGCACAGAAAATCCATTTTTGGATGGCAGGTTTGCTGCTGTTCGCGTGGGTCGATCGAGCGTCCGGCCAGTCGGTTTATACGAGCGATACCAGCTCGGTAAGCTTTTTTTCCAGCACACCTTTGGAAGATATCAAGGCACACAATGAGGCTTCTACCGCCATCATCGAGATGTCTACCAGAACGCTAAGGTTTCAGGTTCCGATAGCAGCGTTTCAGTTTGACAATACATTGATGCAAGAGCATTTCAATGAAGGTTATCTGGAGCCGAGTAAATTTCCCTATGCCACATTCCGAGGTAAACTTTCAGACTCGCTAGATCTTTCCATTGATACGGTTTATAAGATTGAGGCCACAGGAATGCTGAATGTGCATGGAATTGACCGAGTGGGAACGTATAACGGAGTAATAAGCTGCGAAGACAGTATTGCTACGCTTGTCACAGATTTTAAGATCCTACTCGCTGATCACGCTGTGAAAATCCCAGGCGTGGTGTTCGACAATGTGGCGAAAGAAGTGGAAGTGAAAATGTTCTTCCGCTTTATTCCTTACAGAAAACAGGATTAG
- a CDS encoding T9SS type A sorting domain-containing protein: MKKKFTLILSLLLTTGMVYDYNFRMAHTNNAGGPPGHTGSPADGQTCARSGCHIGGPALTNETIELSSDVPGTGYVGGTTYNMTLTLIKVGGAKFGFQLSPQNSLGTVLGDLVAGTGSQIVGGDYLTHSFNGTSGSGSRSWDFQWTAPISGSGAVTFYAVGNFANNNGSTDGDVIATESLTINEATGVGLSEAALASLSVYPNPVIDEITVAAKDVDEEIMITMFDVEGRKVLEEKHQGGNIKIDVKSKSLNTGVYFMQIEAGGKSTVKKLLVK, encoded by the coding sequence ATGAAGAAAAAATTTACCCTTATACTATCGTTGCTCTTGACGACAGGAATGGTCTACGACTACAATTTTAGAATGGCGCACACCAACAATGCGGGAGGACCTCCAGGTCACACCGGATCACCAGCAGATGGTCAGACCTGTGCACGGTCGGGATGTCATATCGGTGGCCCTGCTTTGACGAATGAGACCATTGAACTTTCATCGGATGTGCCGGGAACAGGCTATGTGGGAGGAACAACTTACAATATGACTCTTACGCTGATCAAGGTGGGTGGCGCAAAATTCGGATTTCAACTCTCTCCACAGAATTCACTTGGAACTGTCTTGGGTGACCTTGTTGCTGGCACAGGTTCGCAGATTGTTGGAGGAGACTACTTGACGCACAGCTTCAATGGAACCTCGGGTTCTGGTTCAAGGTCGTGGGATTTTCAATGGACTGCACCAATTTCTGGTTCAGGTGCAGTTACGTTCTATGCAGTTGGAAATTTTGCTAACAACAATGGTTCTACAGATGGTGATGTCATTGCTACAGAATCGCTTACGATCAATGAAGCCACTGGTGTGGGTCTCAGCGAAGCAGCTTTAGCTTCGCTTTCTGTTTATCCAAATCCAGTAATTGATGAGATCACCGTTGCAGCTAAGGATGTAGACGAAGAAATTATGATCACCATGTTTGATGTAGAAGGCCGAAAAGTGTTGGAAGAAAAACATCAGGGTGGTAACATCAAGATTGATGTGAAATCTAAGAGCTTAAATACTGGCGTTTACTTCATGCAAATAGAGGCTGGAGGAAAATCTACCGTGAAAAAGCTATTGGTGAAATAA
- a CDS encoding acyltransferase: MGQKVFFKNLDALRFIAFLFIFLGHALDTDSSVIRDSGAYGWVKNYVYIFGKTGFSFAFVLSSYINTWVILEERHQAGTFKPWLYYIRRALRIWPLYFLVLFIGFVLIPLGMELIGEPYKEIGNPWYFILFVGNFFLIEHGWTHSPIISVLWSVSVEEQFYIFWPFLLIVFRKNEKWLFALMLTIFISTTVRLFGTDVNLWFHTLFLLGDICLGAFFAFISFNRNCGFESLRSLNRTVIISIYALFVLSLLFYHFLFDGIWLSGTISLITEKLFYAVLLSFFIFEQNFCENSFFKFGKLKTLSYLGTISYGLFCFHEIGLLVANRILLWLDLNNDVWAFLMMKPLFAFVAIAPFAALSWHYFELPILGMKRYFYTK, from the coding sequence ATGGGACAGAAAGTATTCTTCAAAAACCTTGATGCACTTCGGTTCATTGCGTTTCTGTTCATTTTCCTTGGACATGCGCTTGACACGGACAGTAGCGTAATACGTGATTCAGGGGCATATGGTTGGGTAAAAAACTACGTTTATATTTTCGGAAAAACCGGATTTAGCTTTGCTTTTGTGCTGTCGAGCTACATCAACACATGGGTTATTTTGGAAGAACGACACCAAGCGGGCACTTTCAAACCATGGCTTTACTATATAAGACGTGCGCTTCGGATCTGGCCGCTTTACTTCCTCGTTCTTTTCATCGGGTTCGTGCTTATCCCTCTAGGAATGGAGTTGATAGGAGAACCTTACAAGGAAATTGGAAACCCGTGGTATTTCATCCTTTTCGTTGGCAATTTCTTTCTGATTGAACACGGTTGGACTCATTCCCCCATTATCAGTGTGCTTTGGAGTGTCTCGGTGGAAGAACAGTTTTACATTTTCTGGCCCTTTCTGCTCATCGTTTTTCGCAAAAATGAAAAGTGGCTGTTTGCTTTGATGCTCACCATTTTCATTAGCACAACTGTCCGTTTATTCGGAACAGATGTGAATCTGTGGTTTCACACGCTATTCCTTCTGGGCGACATCTGCCTTGGAGCCTTTTTCGCTTTCATATCATTCAATCGTAATTGCGGATTTGAAAGCTTACGGTCATTGAATCGAACTGTCATCATTTCCATCTATGCTCTTTTCGTCCTTTCGCTTCTGTTCTATCACTTTTTATTTGATGGCATTTGGCTTTCAGGAACCATCAGTCTTATTACAGAAAAGCTGTTCTATGCAGTCTTACTATCGTTCTTCATTTTTGAACAGAATTTCTGCGAAAACAGTTTTTTCAAGTTTGGGAAGCTAAAAACCTTGAGCTATTTGGGCACCATTAGTTACGGCCTGTTCTGTTTTCATGAAATCGGTTTGCTGGTGGCAAACCGAATTCTACTATGGCTAGACCTTAATAATGATGTGTGGGCTTTTCTGATGATGAAACCGCTGTTCGCTTTCGTTGCCATTGCCCCTTTTGCCGCATTGAGCTGGCATTATTTCGAGCTTCCAATTCTAGGAATGAAACGCTACTTCTACACCAAGTAG
- a CDS encoding tetratricopeptide repeat protein gives MERDIIELEKSLGEPLGDSARLETLLRLVELLKDDDYVEGWKRANEALELATMLKDRYSMASARESMANMLWKLAEFSSSIENFERALDKYLGLGDLYGAARCYCGMGIISGTMEEYRIALEYFDEGLSAARRADKQHFAATITGNIGHIYFKLGRYDEAMECFEHALDFYKEINQNQGAANMLGGMAGVYVYQGQYDKGLELVRRALELHKREQHKRGISTSLMNIGVTLHRMGKLEKAKVELKSALNYSRSIGLKFSEYEILKCLSQVCHDLGEDNEGNEYLQRYMDGQKEEQQLSVQRKNEQFRQRQLIKEFQRK, from the coding sequence ATGGAACGAGATATTATTGAGTTGGAAAAATCCCTCGGGGAACCGTTGGGTGATAGCGCGCGATTGGAAACATTGCTTCGGCTAGTGGAATTGCTGAAGGATGATGATTACGTGGAGGGATGGAAGCGCGCGAATGAAGCGCTAGAACTTGCAACTATGCTGAAGGACAGATATTCCATGGCAAGTGCGCGCGAAAGCATGGCCAATATGCTATGGAAATTGGCCGAATTCTCTAGCAGTATTGAGAATTTTGAACGGGCTTTAGATAAATATCTTGGTCTTGGAGATCTATATGGTGCGGCTCGTTGCTATTGCGGAATGGGCATCATTTCGGGTACCATGGAAGAATATCGGATTGCGCTTGAGTATTTTGATGAGGGGCTTTCGGCTGCCAGACGTGCAGACAAACAGCATTTCGCTGCTACCATCACTGGAAATATCGGTCATATCTACTTTAAACTGGGTAGATATGACGAGGCCATGGAATGCTTTGAGCACGCACTCGATTTTTACAAGGAGATCAACCAAAATCAAGGAGCTGCAAACATGTTGGGCGGCATGGCCGGAGTTTACGTGTATCAGGGTCAGTATGATAAAGGATTGGAACTGGTGCGTAGAGCGCTTGAGTTGCATAAACGAGAACAACACAAACGGGGAATTTCCACTTCTCTGATGAATATTGGAGTGACCTTGCACCGAATGGGAAAGCTCGAAAAAGCAAAAGTGGAACTTAAAAGTGCGCTCAACTATTCAAGGTCAATCGGCTTGAAATTCTCTGAGTACGAAATTCTCAAATGTTTGAGCCAAGTTTGTCATGATCTGGGAGAAGACAACGAGGGTAATGAATACCTGCAGCGCTACATGGATGGTCAGAAAGAAGAACAACAGCTATCGGTTCAACGCAAAAACGAACAGTTTCGTCAGCGTCAGTTGATCAAGGAATTTCAACGAAAATAA
- the pssA gene encoding CDP-diacylglycerol--serine O-phosphatidyltransferase, with translation MNPIKHIPNFLTSLNLLCGCIAIICVVSGNPLLAAFLVIAAAVFDFFDGFAARLLKVSSPIGKELDSLADMVTFGVVPGLMLLSYLEESTGWMFTELTSFVEHPMLIVPFAIPVFSALRLAKFNIDTRQTDSFRGLPTPASAMWVISIPLMIEYMPFHLWWNPSQVIVDKWFIIGSSIGLSALMVSDIPLMAMKFKHFGWKGNRMRYGFLIISLVLLIILRPVAIPIILSLYVIVSIIDNLFFSKDEVQS, from the coding sequence ATGAATCCGATAAAGCATATTCCGAACTTCCTTACCAGCCTGAATCTGCTTTGTGGCTGCATCGCCATCATCTGTGTTGTATCAGGCAATCCGTTGCTTGCTGCTTTTTTGGTTATAGCTGCTGCAGTGTTCGACTTTTTTGATGGTTTCGCAGCACGACTACTGAAGGTTTCTTCTCCTATTGGAAAGGAATTGGATTCGCTTGCCGATATGGTGACATTCGGAGTTGTTCCTGGTCTGATGTTATTGAGTTATTTGGAAGAGAGTACCGGTTGGATGTTTACTGAACTTACGAGTTTTGTTGAACATCCGATGTTGATAGTTCCTTTTGCGATTCCCGTGTTTTCGGCTCTTCGATTGGCCAAGTTCAACATAGACACACGACAGACAGATAGTTTTCGTGGGTTGCCAACACCTGCCAGTGCCATGTGGGTCATTTCCATTCCGTTGATGATTGAATACATGCCATTTCATTTATGGTGGAACCCAAGCCAAGTGATCGTAGACAAATGGTTCATTATCGGATCATCCATCGGACTATCGGCATTGATGGTGTCTGACATTCCACTTATGGCCATGAAATTCAAACACTTTGGATGGAAAGGCAACAGAATGCGTTATGGTTTCTTGATAATTTCGCTGGTTCTGTTGATAATTCTGCGACCAGTTGCCATCCCTATCATCCTATCTTTGTACGTGATTGTTTCCATTATTGACAACCTATTTTTTTCTAAAGATGAAGTTCAGAGCTGA
- the purS gene encoding phosphoribosylformylglycinamidine synthase subunit PurS, whose product MKFRAEIDVMPKKELLDPQGKAVSSSMKNLGLPEVGNVRIGKHISLEVEADNEASAKLKVEKACKELLANQIMESFEFELSEA is encoded by the coding sequence ATGAAGTTCAGAGCTGAGATTGATGTAATGCCTAAAAAAGAACTACTGGATCCACAGGGAAAAGCAGTGAGTTCAAGTATGAAAAATCTTGGTCTGCCTGAGGTTGGGAACGTTCGCATCGGAAAACACATTTCATTAGAAGTGGAAGCTGACAATGAAGCTTCGGCCAAATTGAAAGTGGAAAAAGCCTGCAAGGAACTATTGGCCAATCAGATCATGGAAAGCTTTGAATTTGAGCTTTCGGAAGCTTAG
- a CDS encoding glycosyltransferase family 39 protein: protein MSFRKLSLWDLAVALIGIFFVLIKIPYLNLPYFWDEAWVYAPAVFDMYENGPSLSPDSIAPELSRGHPILFHFLAVCWMTIFGTSFTVVHLFPLFQSVLLLWTIYKLGSSLANEQVGFWAAALLALQPILIQQSGFLLPEVQLALFATLTILFYLKRKPWWYIASASALLLTKETGILVIAVIGILELVDFLRERTLTRKRIWEFVSVGIPVGLAAVYFGVQYLQFGWFMFPEHVNMFELEPSVWEWKRGLVYSSVFLEQQRPIIISTVLASAVFAWVDGPKLLRILFLFCLLTLATMTGLDSWLPGWYYYYVFPVIIAISLIWTGVFLFKQGTKNHLFLPYTGLICTVMLLFTSTHFVIGRYLLYLLPLVLLSLVLVAHLVLKRSKWLFHVLMLCLGLMFYHLANKADARMSTSNNLKYVDQIMVLQDGIGYLRENGLFEECIVGSFLVQEALGHPVQGYVVENFKPRCLLSSIPDDVDNVMLLSFETNAELEAVKTDQDFEMTFESRHGDFRSWVYKRK, encoded by the coding sequence TTGAGCTTTCGGAAGCTTAGCCTTTGGGATTTAGCTGTTGCGCTGATCGGGATCTTCTTTGTTCTGATCAAGATACCATATCTTAATCTTCCGTATTTCTGGGATGAAGCTTGGGTTTATGCCCCGGCTGTTTTCGACATGTATGAGAATGGCCCAAGCCTTTCTCCCGATTCGATAGCACCAGAGCTATCTCGAGGCCATCCTATCTTGTTTCATTTCTTGGCCGTTTGCTGGATGACGATTTTCGGAACAAGTTTCACGGTAGTGCATCTTTTTCCGCTCTTTCAATCTGTATTGCTCCTTTGGACGATCTACAAACTAGGAAGTTCACTTGCTAATGAACAGGTTGGCTTTTGGGCTGCCGCGCTTCTTGCTCTACAACCAATTCTGATCCAGCAATCTGGATTTCTACTTCCAGAGGTCCAATTGGCACTCTTTGCCACACTTACCATTCTATTCTATCTGAAGCGAAAACCGTGGTGGTACATAGCAAGTGCTTCAGCTTTGCTCCTTACTAAGGAAACCGGAATCTTGGTGATTGCCGTAATCGGCATTTTGGAACTTGTAGACTTCTTGCGGGAACGCACTTTAACGCGCAAACGAATTTGGGAATTCGTATCGGTAGGTATTCCCGTTGGATTGGCTGCGGTTTATTTCGGTGTGCAATACCTGCAATTCGGCTGGTTCATGTTTCCAGAGCACGTAAATATGTTTGAACTAGAGCCTTCCGTTTGGGAGTGGAAACGTGGACTTGTGTATAGTTCCGTTTTTCTGGAACAACAACGGCCCATTATCATTAGTACGGTATTAGCTTCAGCGGTATTTGCATGGGTTGACGGACCTAAACTACTGCGTATACTTTTCCTATTCTGTTTGTTGACTTTGGCCACCATGACAGGATTGGACAGTTGGCTTCCCGGATGGTATTACTATTACGTTTTTCCGGTAATTATTGCCATATCCTTGATTTGGACAGGCGTGTTTCTTTTCAAACAAGGCACAAAAAACCACCTCTTTCTTCCCTACACAGGACTGATCTGTACGGTGATGCTGCTGTTCACCTCCACCCATTTTGTAATTGGGCGATATCTACTTTACCTGCTTCCGTTGGTACTGTTGAGTCTGGTGTTGGTAGCACATTTAGTACTGAAACGTTCGAAATGGCTTTTTCACGTTCTTATGCTTTGCCTTGGATTGATGTTCTATCACTTGGCCAATAAGGCAGATGCTCGCATGAGTACCAGCAACAATTTGAAATATGTAGATCAGATCATGGTCTTACAAGATGGCATCGGCTATTTGAGAGAAAACGGGCTTTTTGAAGAATGTATCGTTGGCAGCTTTTTGGTTCAAGAAGCTCTTGGCCATCCAGTACAAGGCTATGTGGTAGAAAACTTTAAGCCTCGCTGTTTATTGAGTTCAATTCCTGATGACGTGGATAACGTTATGCTATTAAGCTTTGAAACGAATGCTGAGTTGGAAGCAGTAAAAACCGACCAAGACTTCGAAATGACATTCGAAAGCCGTCACGGAGATTTCCGCTCGTGGGTTTACAAGAGAAAGTAA
- the lptB gene encoding LPS export ABC transporter ATP-binding protein — MKLRAENIKKKYGSRVVVKGVSIEVSQGEIVGLLGPNGAGKTTSFYMIVGLIRPNEGAIYLDDKDITSLPMYKRAQLGIGYLPQEASVFRKLTVEDNILAVLEMIGVSKEEQHRKLESLLDEFGLQHVRTNRGDLLSGGERRRTEIARCLAVNPHFILLDEPFAGVDPIAVEDIQEIVAKLKKKNIGILITDHNVHETLRITDRAYLLFEGDILKAGSAEDLANDEQVRRVYLGQNFVLR, encoded by the coding sequence ATGAAACTACGGGCCGAGAACATCAAGAAGAAGTATGGCAGCCGAGTGGTTGTAAAGGGTGTTTCCATTGAAGTAAGTCAAGGCGAAATTGTTGGACTTCTTGGTCCGAACGGAGCAGGTAAGACCACGTCTTTCTATATGATAGTTGGCTTGATCAGACCGAACGAAGGTGCCATTTACCTCGATGATAAGGACATTACATCCTTGCCTATGTATAAGCGAGCTCAGCTCGGTATTGGTTACTTGCCGCAAGAAGCGTCTGTGTTCCGAAAGCTTACTGTGGAAGACAATATTCTGGCAGTTCTCGAGATGATTGGGGTTTCGAAAGAAGAACAGCACCGAAAACTTGAATCGCTACTGGATGAATTCGGTCTTCAGCATGTTCGCACGAACCGTGGCGACCTGCTTTCTGGAGGCGAGCGCAGACGGACAGAAATTGCTCGTTGCTTGGCTGTCAATCCTCACTTTATTCTGCTAGATGAACCCTTTGCTGGAGTAGATCCGATTGCGGTGGAAGATATCCAAGAGATTGTGGCGAAACTCAAAAAGAAGAACATCGGCATCCTAATAACCGATCACAACGTTCACGAAACGCTTCGCATCACCGACCGCGCCTACCTGCTTTTTGAAGGTGATATTCTGAAAGCGGGTTCAGCCGAAGATCTTGCCAACGATGAGCAGGTTCGAAGAGTTTATTTGGGGCAGAATTTTGTGCTGAGATAG
- a CDS encoding DUF5686 and carboxypeptidase regulatory-like domain-containing protein produces the protein MTNFRYYLLALSVLFSTVVFAQEKTKVKGTITDAQTGEPLPFVNVAFVGKSVGTTTDFNGKYQMDTKWGSDKVQASFMGYEMMEKAVVQGQSNTIDFALEPKQIKLDEVVVQAKGRYKNKENPAVALIQKVVDNRDKNRKEGFDFYQYDKYEKMQLDINNITEEFMNRKAFKKFAFMWEYVDTSTVNGKPYLPLYLTETKSKVYLKKEPKAEKEITYGLKTVGFEDFMDAEGIDYFMEKIYQDIDIYDNTIVMMEKQFKSPIANIAPISYKYFILDTVDVSGMQCVQLAFQPRNSADLAFRGDLWIALDSSYAVKKVQMSITRSANINFVSALEILQEFDYSPELNWHLVKDQMTIDYNLLTNNMGMYGKKTVTYKDIIVNQPAPDSVWANPARYVVVEDAKQKGEEFWDTERHEDLNKNEQGVYDMTKEMKELPAFKRAMNILFLLISGYYEVGPVDIGPLYNAVSLNSVEHWRFRLSVKTNKKFSEHWHLQTYVAYGLDDRKDKRLKGGGGVTYLFKQRPYHQITAEFQRDIQMPGQALLLASDDNIFLSFRRGIANLMIYYDSYRLNYLKEWNFGLGVGLNLEHRRREVAGALTFDPIDATIPDPKQVVTNEVGISLRYAPNVKYYEGRSSRVPMLNKYPIIDFNYTYAIPGLLGSQYEYHKFGLRIFKRFYMSPLGFADTQWEAGYMLGSIPFPLLFIHRGNQTFFHDPNTFNMMNWFEFVSDKYISIDYYHHFNGFFFNKIPFMKKLKWRLTSGVKAVWGGVSVANTPGLTTDNSIFNFPSREIQDKKGNPILDQYGEKQYQQVTYTLEKMPYVEASVGIENIFKVISVDLVKRFTYLDNPNVSTLGSARGWGFRVRAGIRF, from the coding sequence ATGACCAATTTCCGATATTACCTATTAGCGCTTTCTGTCCTGTTTTCCACAGTCGTTTTCGCGCAGGAGAAAACCAAGGTGAAAGGAACCATTACCGATGCACAAACCGGTGAGCCATTGCCTTTTGTAAATGTGGCTTTTGTGGGGAAAAGCGTGGGAACCACCACGGATTTCAACGGCAAGTATCAGATGGACACCAAATGGGGTTCAGATAAAGTTCAGGCTTCTTTCATGGGCTACGAGATGATGGAGAAAGCTGTGGTTCAGGGGCAATCCAACACCATCGATTTTGCCTTAGAACCTAAACAGATCAAGCTCGATGAGGTGGTTGTTCAAGCCAAAGGCCGCTATAAGAACAAGGAAAATCCAGCAGTTGCCTTGATTCAAAAGGTGGTTGATAATCGCGACAAGAACAGAAAAGAAGGTTTCGATTTCTATCAATACGATAAGTACGAGAAGATGCAACTCGACATCAACAACATCACAGAGGAATTCATGAACCGAAAGGCCTTCAAGAAATTCGCTTTCATGTGGGAATATGTTGATACTTCTACCGTAAACGGAAAGCCTTACTTGCCACTCTACCTCACCGAAACCAAATCGAAGGTTTATTTGAAGAAGGAGCCCAAGGCTGAAAAAGAGATCACCTACGGATTGAAAACCGTTGGTTTCGAAGATTTCATGGATGCGGAAGGGATAGATTATTTCATGGAAAAGATCTATCAGGACATTGATATTTATGACAATACCATTGTAATGATGGAGAAGCAATTCAAAAGCCCCATCGCCAATATTGCTCCTATTTCTTACAAGTATTTCATTCTCGATACGGTAGATGTGAGTGGAATGCAATGCGTACAACTTGCTTTCCAACCACGGAACAGTGCCGATCTGGCCTTCCGTGGCGATCTATGGATTGCGCTCGACTCATCTTACGCTGTGAAAAAAGTGCAGATGTCAATTACGCGAAGCGCCAACATCAACTTCGTTAGTGCATTGGAAATTCTTCAGGAATTCGATTATTCGCCAGAATTGAATTGGCATTTGGTCAAAGATCAAATGACCATCGATTACAATCTCCTCACAAATAACATGGGTATGTACGGTAAGAAGACCGTTACCTACAAGGATATTATTGTCAACCAACCCGCGCCCGATTCGGTTTGGGCAAATCCTGCTAGATACGTTGTGGTGGAAGATGCCAAGCAGAAAGGAGAAGAATTTTGGGATACTGAACGTCATGAGGATCTGAATAAGAACGAGCAGGGCGTTTACGATATGACCAAGGAAATGAAGGAATTGCCCGCCTTCAAGCGTGCCATGAACATCTTGTTCCTGCTCATTTCTGGATATTATGAGGTTGGTCCGGTAGATATTGGTCCACTCTACAACGCGGTGAGTTTGAACTCGGTTGAGCATTGGCGATTCAGATTGAGCGTGAAAACCAACAAGAAATTCAGCGAGCACTGGCATCTTCAAACCTATGTTGCCTATGGTTTGGATGATCGCAAAGACAAACGACTGAAAGGTGGTGGAGGTGTAACGTACCTGTTCAAACAGCGCCCGTACCATCAGATCACAGCCGAGTTTCAGCGCGACATCCAAATGCCTGGTCAAGCGTTGCTGTTGGCCAGCGATGACAATATTTTCCTTTCGTTCCGTAGAGGTATTGCCAACCTGATGATCTATTACGATTCGTATCGACTCAATTACCTGAAGGAGTGGAATTTCGGTCTTGGTGTTGGGTTAAATCTCGAACACAGAAGGAGGGAAGTGGCTGGAGCTTTGACCTTCGACCCGATTGATGCGACCATTCCTGATCCGAAGCAAGTAGTTACAAACGAGGTTGGCATTTCTTTACGATATGCACCCAACGTAAAGTATTATGAAGGCCGCTCGTCTCGTGTGCCAATGCTTAATAAATACCCGATCATCGACTTCAATTATACCTATGCAATTCCAGGTTTGCTAGGGTCACAATACGAGTATCACAAGTTCGGACTCCGTATTTTCAAACGGTTTTATATGAGTCCGCTTGGTTTTGCCGACACACAATGGGAAGCGGGCTACATGCTTGGCAGCATACCTTTTCCACTGCTTTTCATACATCGTGGCAATCAGACCTTCTTTCACGATCCCAACACATTTAACATGATGAATTGGTTCGAATTCGTGAGCGACAAGTACATCTCAATAGATTATTACCATCATTTCAATGGCTTCTTTTTCAATAAGATTCCATTCATGAAAAAGTTGAAATGGCGTCTCACAAGTGGAGTGAAAGCCGTTTGGGGTGGCGTTTCAGTAGCAAATACGCCTGGACTTACTACCGATAATAGCATCTTCAATTTTCCAAGTCGAGAGATACAGGACAAGAAGGGAAATCCGATTCTCGATCAGTATGGAGAAAAGCAATATCAGCAGGTGACTTATACGCTTGAAAAAATGCCTTATGTAGAGGCAAGTGTTGGTATAGAGAATATTTTCAAGGTGATAAGCGTTGACCTCGTTAAACGATTCACGTATCTCGATAATCCTAATGTGTCTACGCTGGGTTCAGCACGTGGTTGGGGTTTCCGAGTAAGGGCTGGAATCCGATTCTAA
- the tatC gene encoding twin-arginine translocase subunit TatC has translation MSFLEHLEVLRWHLVRSVAAVFVFAIVAFIAKEFVFDTVLLGPKHGDFWTYRMLCKLSDKFGLSDLLCITDIPFSLINISMAGQFSTHIVVSIIAGFVIAFPYVVFEIWRFVKPGLHRTERKYARGMVFYVSFLFIIGVLFGYYLIAPLSVNFLGSYHVSDMVVNQIDLNSYFSTIATLVLASGVVFELPVLIYFLTKIGFVTPSSLRQYRKHAVVGTLILAAVITPPDVSSQILVFFPLMLLYELSIWVSALVVRGENKANTDS, from the coding sequence ATGTCCTTTTTGGAGCATCTCGAAGTTTTGCGTTGGCACTTGGTGCGTTCGGTTGCTGCGGTTTTTGTTTTTGCAATCGTTGCTTTCATTGCAAAAGAGTTTGTGTTCGATACCGTTCTGCTCGGACCAAAACACGGTGATTTTTGGACTTATCGAATGCTTTGTAAGTTGTCCGATAAGTTTGGACTCTCAGACCTGTTGTGTATTACCGATATCCCGTTCAGTTTGATCAACATCTCAATGGCTGGGCAGTTCAGTACACATATTGTGGTTTCCATTATTGCAGGTTTTGTGATCGCGTTCCCTTATGTGGTCTTCGAGATCTGGCGGTTTGTGAAACCCGGTCTGCACCGCACAGAGCGCAAATATGCCCGTGGAATGGTTTTCTATGTTTCCTTTCTTTTCATCATAGGAGTGTTGTTCGGATATTATCTGATTGCTCCGCTTTCGGTCAACTTCTTGGGCAGCTATCATGTTAGCGATATGGTCGTGAATCAGATCGATCTGAACAGTTATTTCTCTACCATCGCTACATTGGTTTTGGCAAGTGGAGTTGTTTTCGAACTTCCTGTGCTGATCTATTTTCTGACCAAGATCGGTTTTGTAACGCCATCATCGCTACGGCAATATCGTAAGCATGCGGTCGTTGGTACGCTTATTCTTGCAGCGGTCATAACTCCGCCTGATGTTTCTAGTCAAATACTCGTATTTTTCCCACTTATGTTATTATACGAATTGAGCATTTGGGTTTCTGCGTTGGTAGTGAGAGGAGAGAACAAGGCAAACACCGATAGTTGA